The Sphingomonas astaxanthinifaciens DSM 22298 genome has a segment encoding these proteins:
- a CDS encoding pyrroline-5-carboxylate reductase family protein: MSKHNLFVGCGNMGQAMVAGWLLAGEPNSSFTAVRPSGRPVPGIRTVQRLGELDRAPDRLILGFKPQQLQALAPEVARWVTPQTVVVSMLAGADVATLTRLLPGARAIVRVMPNLPVAVRRGVLPLYTPAHEDKALQAELQPWFSMLGFAPWCASEEEFGAIGFVSGSTPAYVARFIEAFAKAGEGRGLEPGLALTAAREAVLGSAWLAASSGEPMAELARKVTSPNGTTEAGLRVLDAELPGLVDRTLAAATRRSAELAAETRGS, from the coding sequence ATGTCCAAGCACAATCTCTTCGTCGGCTGCGGGAACATGGGGCAGGCGATGGTCGCCGGCTGGCTGCTGGCCGGCGAGCCGAATTCGAGCTTCACCGCGGTCCGACCGAGCGGACGGCCGGTGCCCGGCATCCGCACCGTCCAGCGGCTGGGCGAGCTCGACCGCGCCCCCGACCGGCTGATCCTCGGCTTCAAGCCGCAGCAATTGCAGGCGCTCGCGCCCGAGGTCGCACGCTGGGTGACCCCGCAGACGGTGGTGGTCTCGATGCTCGCCGGGGCCGATGTCGCAACGCTGACACGGTTGCTGCCGGGCGCGCGTGCGATCGTGCGGGTGATGCCCAACCTGCCGGTCGCGGTGCGGCGCGGGGTGCTGCCGCTTTATACGCCGGCGCATGAGGACAAGGCGCTCCAGGCCGAACTGCAGCCGTGGTTCTCGATGCTGGGCTTCGCGCCCTGGTGCGCATCCGAGGAGGAGTTCGGCGCGATCGGCTTCGTCTCGGGCTCGACCCCGGCCTATGTCGCGCGCTTCATCGAGGCCTTCGCCAAGGCGGGCGAGGGGCGGGGGCTCGAGCCCGGCCTCGCGCTGACCGCGGCGCGCGAGGCGGTGCTTGGCTCGGCCTGGCTGGCGGCGAGTTCGGGCGAGCCGATGGCCGAGCTTGCCCGCAAGGTGACCAGTCCCAACGGGACAACCGAGGCGGGGCTCAGGGTGCTGGACGCCGAGCTGCCCGGTCTCGTCGACCGGACGCTGGCGGCGGCTACCCGGCGGTCGGCCGAACTTGCGGCAGAGACGCGCGGCTCCTAA
- a CDS encoding accessory factor UbiK family protein, with translation MQSQNRFFEDFVKIMNGAAGTVAGMTREAQDGMRERMKEWVAGMDFVSRDEFEAVKAMAATAREEIETLKAELAALKGGKPARKAAAGDVKAPPAGTTGIETPEE, from the coding sequence ATGCAATCGCAGAACCGCTTCTTCGAGGATTTCGTCAAGATCATGAACGGCGCGGCGGGGACTGTCGCCGGCATGACCCGCGAGGCGCAGGACGGAATGCGCGAGCGGATGAAGGAATGGGTCGCGGGGATGGACTTCGTCAGCCGTGACGAGTTCGAGGCGGTGAAGGCGATGGCCGCCACCGCCCGCGAGGAAATCGAGACGCTTAAGGCCGAACTGGCCGCGCTCAAGGGCGGCAAGCCCGCGCGCAAGGCGGCGGCCGGCGACGTCAAGGCGCCTCCGGCCGGAACCACCGGCATCGAGACGCCCGAGGAGTGA
- a CDS encoding TspO/MBR family protein, whose product MADEFDRRAPARPWWKFAFVTVPVLVVAGSAIGYLSNSGFSNGWYIPLEKPSFQPPGWAFGVVWTILYTFMGISLALILSRPPSAQRRLALGLFAGQLLLNWAWSPTFFGLGYIDGGFLLILGMDVLVTALIIAAWPLSRVAALLLLPYLAWLCLATTLNYETGRLNPGADRAPLGITGG is encoded by the coding sequence ATGGCCGATGAATTCGACCGCCGCGCCCCTGCGCGACCCTGGTGGAAGTTCGCTTTCGTCACCGTCCCGGTGCTGGTCGTCGCCGGCTCCGCGATCGGCTATCTTTCGAACAGCGGTTTTTCGAACGGCTGGTACATCCCGCTCGAAAAGCCGAGCTTCCAGCCGCCGGGCTGGGCCTTCGGGGTCGTCTGGACCATCCTCTACACGTTCATGGGGATTAGCCTCGCGCTGATCCTGTCGCGGCCGCCCTCGGCGCAGCGCCGCCTAGCGCTCGGGCTGTTCGCCGGGCAGCTACTGCTCAACTGGGCCTGGTCGCCGACCTTCTTCGGGCTCGGCTATATCGACGGCGGGTTCCTGCTCATCCTCGGCATGGACGTGCTGGTTACCGCGCTGATTATCGCTGCCTGGCCGCTCTCGAGGGTGGCGGCGCTGCTGCTTCTCCCCTATCTGGCATGGCTGTGCCTCGCCACCACGCTCAATTACGAGACGGGCAGGCTCAATCCCGGCGCCGATCGTGCGCCGCTGGGGATCACTGGGGGTTGA
- a CDS encoding YbjN domain-containing protein, which produces MSSRDEENQAEERDDGAPIEVLEAYFEARGWACERSGDGEIVASAPGSWAQYELRGVWRPDDQVLQFLAFPDIKVGDDKRAAIYETLGLVNEQLWLGHFELWSNSGLIVFRYAALIDGGEDGLSFEQAEQLSEAALEECERFYPVFQFVLWGGKSPSEAITAALIETAGEA; this is translated from the coding sequence TTGTCTTCCCGCGACGAGGAAAACCAGGCCGAGGAGCGCGACGACGGCGCGCCCATCGAGGTGCTGGAAGCCTATTTCGAAGCCCGCGGCTGGGCCTGCGAGCGTTCGGGCGACGGCGAGATCGTCGCATCGGCGCCGGGCAGCTGGGCGCAATATGAGCTGCGCGGGGTGTGGCGCCCCGACGACCAGGTGCTCCAGTTCTTGGCCTTCCCCGACATAAAGGTCGGCGACGACAAGCGCGCCGCTATTTACGAGACCCTGGGCCTCGTGAACGAGCAGCTGTGGCTCGGCCATTTCGAACTTTGGTCGAACAGCGGGCTGATCGTCTTTCGCTATGCCGCGCTGATCGACGGCGGCGAGGACGGCTTGAGCTTCGAGCAGGCCGAGCAGTTGAGCGAGGCCGCGCTCGAGGAGTGCGAGCGTTTCTATCCCGTGTTCCAGTTCGTCCTGTGGGGCGGCAAGAGCCCGAGCGAAGCGATCACCGCCGCGCTGATCGAGACCGCGGGCGAGGCCTGA
- the dxs gene encoding 1-deoxy-D-xylulose-5-phosphate synthase, which translates to MTQRPETPLLDTIQVPADIRRLDKSQLPQLCDELRQEVISAVSVTGGHLGAGLGVVELTVAIHYVFDTPADKLIWDVGHQCYPHKVVTGRRDRIRTLRMGGGLSGFTKRSESEYDPFGAAHSSTSISAALGFAIASKLDDRPQRAIAVIGDGAATAGMAFEAMNNAAEAGSRLIVILNDNDMSIAPPVGSLRNALARLVSSNKYLSPRKLAARLAGHLPKPMRNAAERIEEYARGMMTGGTLFEELGFYYVGPVDGHDVLSLVEILENVKESDHGPMLIHAVTQKGKGYAPAESSADKYHGVVKFDVVTGKQDKGPGGGPPAYQKVFADALIAEANADDKIVAITAAMPGGTGLDLFGAAHPTRMFDVGIAEQHAVTFAAGLAADGYRPFCAIYSTFLQRAYDQVVHDVAIQNLPVRFAMDRAGLVGADGATHAGSFDLAYLCTLPNFVVMAAADEVELTHMVHTMAQHDSGPIAVRYPRGNGRGLPIPEVPEKLEIGKGRIVREGKTVAILSLGTRLEEAEKAAEQLEAMGLSTTVADLRFAKPLDEALIRKLLTTHEVAVTVEEAAVGGFGAHVLTMASDEGLIDAGLKLRTMRLPDAFQDQDSPAKQYDEAKLNAPHIVDTVLKALRRNSVGVETGVSA; encoded by the coding sequence ATGACTCAGCGTCCCGAGACCCCGCTCCTCGATACCATCCAGGTTCCGGCCGATATCCGCCGGCTCGACAAGAGCCAGCTCCCGCAGCTTTGCGACGAGCTTCGGCAGGAAGTGATCAGCGCGGTGTCGGTGACGGGCGGCCACCTCGGCGCCGGCCTCGGCGTGGTCGAGCTGACGGTCGCCATCCACTATGTGTTCGACACGCCCGCCGACAAGCTGATCTGGGACGTCGGCCACCAATGCTATCCGCACAAGGTGGTGACCGGCCGCCGCGACCGGATCCGCACCCTGCGCATGGGCGGGGGCCTGTCGGGTTTCACCAAGCGCAGCGAGAGCGAGTATGATCCGTTCGGCGCGGCGCACAGCTCGACCAGCATCTCGGCCGCGCTGGGCTTTGCGATCGCCTCCAAGCTCGACGATCGCCCGCAGCGTGCGATCGCGGTGATCGGCGACGGCGCGGCGACCGCTGGCATGGCCTTCGAGGCGATGAACAATGCCGCCGAGGCCGGCAGCCGGCTGATCGTTATCCTGAACGACAACGACATGTCGATCGCGCCGCCGGTCGGCTCCTTGCGCAATGCGCTCGCCCGGCTGGTCTCGAGCAACAAGTATCTTTCCCCGAGGAAGCTTGCGGCGCGGCTCGCCGGGCATCTTCCCAAGCCCATGCGCAATGCGGCCGAGCGGATCGAGGAATATGCCCGCGGCATGATGACCGGGGGCACGCTCTTCGAGGAACTGGGCTTCTATTATGTCGGGCCGGTCGACGGCCATGACGTGCTGAGCCTGGTCGAGATCCTCGAAAATGTGAAGGAAAGCGATCACGGCCCGATGCTGATCCATGCGGTGACGCAGAAGGGGAAGGGCTATGCCCCGGCCGAGAGCAGCGCCGACAAATATCACGGCGTGGTCAAGTTCGACGTCGTCACCGGCAAGCAGGACAAGGGCCCCGGCGGCGGACCGCCCGCCTATCAGAAGGTGTTCGCCGACGCGCTGATCGCCGAGGCCAATGCCGACGACAAGATCGTCGCCATCACCGCCGCCATGCCGGGCGGGACCGGGCTCGACCTGTTCGGCGCGGCGCATCCGACCCGGATGTTCGACGTCGGCATCGCCGAGCAGCATGCGGTGACCTTCGCCGCGGGGCTGGCGGCCGACGGCTACCGGCCCTTCTGCGCCATTTATTCGACCTTCCTCCAGCGCGCCTACGACCAGGTGGTCCACGACGTCGCGATCCAGAATTTGCCGGTCCGCTTCGCGATGGACCGCGCGGGCCTTGTCGGCGCCGACGGGGCGACCCACGCGGGGTCGTTCGATCTCGCCTATCTCTGCACGCTTCCCAATTTCGTGGTGATGGCGGCGGCCGACGAGGTCGAACTGACCCACATGGTCCACACCATGGCGCAGCATGACAGCGGGCCGATCGCGGTCCGCTATCCCCGCGGCAACGGGCGCGGACTGCCGATCCCCGAGGTTCCCGAGAAGCTCGAGATCGGCAAGGGCCGGATCGTTCGCGAGGGCAAGACCGTCGCCATCCTCTCGCTCGGGACCCGGCTCGAGGAAGCCGAAAAGGCCGCCGAGCAGCTGGAGGCCATGGGCCTGTCGACCACCGTCGCCGACCTGCGCTTCGCCAAGCCGCTCGACGAGGCGCTAATCCGCAAGCTGCTCACCACGCACGAGGTCGCCGTGACCGTCGAGGAGGCCGCGGTCGGCGGCTTCGGCGCGCATGTGCTCACCATGGCCAGCGACGAGGGGCTGATCGACGCCGGCCTCAAGCTGCGCACCATGCGCCTGCCCGACGCCTTCCAGGACCAGGACAGCCCGGCGAAGCAATATGACGAGGCGAAGCTGAACGCGCCGCACATCGTCGACACCGTGCTGAAGGCGCTCCGGCGCAACAGCGTGGGGGTCGAGACGGGCGTTAGCGCGTGA
- a CDS encoding TlyA family RNA methyltransferase translates to MSARQRVDQALVDRGLAESRSRAQALIMAGLVFVGERKVLKAGETLAADAALEVRGKDHPWVSRGGLKLVGGLDHFGIDPAGMTGLDVGSSTGGFTDVLLSRGAARVYAVDVGTNQLAWRLRQDERVIVLEQTNARHLTPEQIPEPIDILVCDASFIALSKVLEKAVDFVRPGGHALLLVKPQFEAGRAEVGKGGVVRDEAVHARVVAAAEQWIASRGWRVLGTTRSPITGPEGNVEFLLAAQKEF, encoded by the coding sequence ATGAGCGCCAGGCAGCGGGTCGACCAGGCCCTCGTCGACCGGGGGCTCGCCGAGAGCCGGAGCCGGGCGCAGGCGTTGATCATGGCGGGGCTGGTGTTTGTGGGCGAGCGCAAGGTCCTGAAGGCGGGGGAGACGCTTGCCGCCGATGCCGCGCTCGAGGTGCGCGGCAAGGACCATCCCTGGGTGTCGCGCGGCGGGCTCAAACTGGTCGGCGGGCTCGACCATTTCGGGATCGACCCTGCGGGGATGACCGGGCTCGACGTCGGCAGCTCGACCGGGGGCTTCACCGACGTGCTGCTGAGCCGGGGCGCGGCCAGGGTCTATGCGGTGGATGTCGGGACCAACCAGCTCGCCTGGAGGCTGCGGCAGGACGAGCGCGTGATCGTCCTCGAACAGACCAATGCCCGCCACCTGACGCCCGAGCAGATCCCCGAGCCCATCGACATCCTCGTCTGCGACGCGAGCTTCATCGCTCTGTCCAAGGTGCTGGAGAAGGCGGTCGACTTCGTTCGCCCCGGCGGTCACGCCCTCCTGCTGGTCAAGCCGCAGTTCGAGGCGGGGCGGGCGGAAGTAGGGAAGGGCGGGGTGGTCCGCGACGAGGCCGTCCATGCCCGGGTCGTCGCGGCGGCGGAACAATGGATCGCTTCGCGGGGGTGGCGAGTTTTGGGCACGACGCGTAGCCCGATCACCGGTCCGGAGGGCAATGTCGAGTTCCTGCTTGCCGCCCAGAAGGAGTTTTGA
- a CDS encoding branched-chain amino acid aminotransferase, protein MSFDDRDGFIWFDGKLVPWREANVHVLTHALHYASSVFEGQRAYGGKIFKLTEHSTRLRRSAELIGFELPWSVAEIDAACEEVLAASGLKDAYMRPLAWRGSESMGVNPHGTKPHLAIACWHWGKYFPPEKAARGIRLDIAPWRRPAPYTAPTQSKASGLYMIASMSKAHADNRGFDDALMFDWRGQVAEATGANAFFIRDNVIHTPTPDCFLDGITRRTVIELAKKRGIEVQERAIWPEELESFQSFFLTGSAAEVTFVQSAGPWSFEVGALQQQLAKDYDDLVNGRQA, encoded by the coding sequence GTGAGCTTCGACGATCGCGATGGATTCATCTGGTTCGACGGCAAGCTGGTGCCGTGGCGCGAGGCGAACGTCCACGTCCTGACCCATGCGCTCCATTATGCCTCGAGCGTGTTCGAGGGTCAGCGCGCTTATGGCGGCAAGATTTTCAAGCTGACCGAGCACAGCACGCGCCTGCGCCGTTCGGCCGAGCTGATCGGCTTCGAGCTGCCATGGAGCGTCGCGGAGATCGATGCGGCCTGCGAGGAAGTGCTGGCCGCCAGCGGTCTCAAGGACGCCTATATGCGCCCGCTCGCCTGGCGCGGGTCGGAGAGCATGGGGGTCAATCCCCACGGGACCAAGCCGCACCTCGCCATCGCCTGCTGGCACTGGGGGAAATATTTCCCGCCCGAAAAGGCCGCCAGGGGCATTCGCCTCGACATCGCGCCGTGGCGCCGGCCCGCGCCCTATACCGCGCCGACGCAATCGAAGGCCTCGGGCCTTTACATGATCGCGAGCATGAGCAAGGCACATGCCGACAATCGCGGGTTCGACGACGCGCTGATGTTCGACTGGCGCGGCCAGGTGGCCGAGGCGACCGGGGCCAATGCCTTCTTCATCCGCGACAATGTCATCCACACGCCGACCCCCGACTGCTTCCTCGACGGCATCACCCGCCGGACGGTGATTGAACTGGCGAAGAAGCGCGGGATCGAGGTCCAGGAACGCGCGATCTGGCCCGAGGAACTGGAAAGCTTCCAGAGCTTCTTCCTGACCGGCTCGGCGGCCGAGGTGACCTTCGTCCAGTCGGCGGGCCCGTGGAGCTTCGAGGTCGGCGCGCTGCAGCAGCAGCTGGCCAAGGATTACGACGACCTGGTGAACGGGCGGCAGGCCTAG